The nucleotide sequence CTTGGCACCTTCAACCTGCGCGACAAGGTCGTGCCGCTGGTGGACCTCAGTCTGTGGCTCGGCAAGGACCGCTCCCGCAACGCTTCCGACAAGGTGGTGGTCACGGAGTTCAACCGGGTGGTCAGCGCCTTTCGCGTCTCCGGCGTCACCCGCATCCATCGCCTCAGCTGGGAACAGATCGAACCGCCAAGCATCCAGGTGCAGACCTATTCCGGCAACTCGGTCACCGGCGTGGTCCAGCTCGACACCCGCGTAGTCTTCATCCTCGACATGGAAAAGATCGTGGCCGACCTCAACCCGGAACTGGCCCTCAAGGAACTCGACGAGGTCGTCTTCGTCGAGCGCCAGAAGGAACTGCCGGACAAGGACATGATCTTCAAGGCGCTTATCGCCGACGATTCCACCACCATCCGCCGCATGATCGGCACCTCGCTGGAAAAAGCCGGCTTCGAGGTCACCCGCACCATCAACGGCCGCATCGCCTGGGACCAGCTCGTGGAATGGAAGGATGCCGCGACGAAGGAAAATCGGCCCATCACCGATTTCTGCCATATCCTCGTGTCCGACATTGAAATGCCGGCCATGGACGGCCATAGCCTCACCCGCAAGGTCAAGGAGGACCCGGTCCTCAAACGCCTGCCGGTGATCCTTTTTTCCTCGCTCATCACCGACAGCCTGCGCCACAAAGGCGAAGCCGTCGGGGCCGACGACCAAGTGTCCAAGCCCGAAATGCTCCAGCTCGCGGAAAAAGCCCGCGCCCTGGCCTGGGACCGCCTGGCCCACGGCGAATAGCAGAAATCAAGATGCCTCCGGCGGCGAGGACCTTACGCCCCCGGCCCCCGAAAGCGGTAAAAGGGATGTCAGGCCGGGGCTGCTTCGGTCGTCTGGCCGGCCGACTCGAACAATTCCCGCCGCACCCGGTCGCGTTCACGGTCAATCTGCTCGGCGCTGGCCCCCAGTTCACGCAGGAGATACGTGGACATAGCCAACGCCACCTCGCCCTCGCCGGAAAAAACCGCTTTCGCCCCTTCCTGGCGCAGCGCCTGGGCCTCGCGCAAGTAGCCGGCCCGGCTGACGATGCGTATCTCCGGCCGCAACTCCAGGGCGGCCTCCACAATCTCGCGCGCCGGCAAACCCGAGGCCGTGATAAAAAGGCTGGCCGCCGTCTCGACGCCGGCGTGGAGCAGAATCTCCCGGCTGGCCGCGTCGCCGTGCACCACCCGCTTGCCGGACGCGGCCAGGGCGCGCACGGTGTCGATGTTCATCTCCACCACCACCGGCTCAATGCCGTTATCGGCCAGAATACGGCACAGCGTGCTGCCAACCGGCCCATAGCCGACCACGATGGCGGACAAGCTGCCGCCGGCCGCCTCGGCCGCGTCTTCGGCCGTGGGCCGTACTGTCCGGCCCCGTCCCCGAGTCAGCCGCGCGGCCAGAGGGGCTACGCCCTGATACAGCCAGGGATTGACGAGGATGGAGACCACCGAGGCGGCTACTAAAGCCGTGCCCGCTTCCTTGGGCAGGATGCCCAGGCTCGTGGCCAACGTGGCCAGGATAAACGAGAATTCGCCGATCTGGGCCAGGGCCGCCGAAACCGACAAGGCCACCGCCAGGGGCCGGCCCAGGGCCAGCACCACGATGAGAGCGGCTAGCGGCTTGCCCACAAGCACGATGGCCAGCGTCGCCAAGGCCAGGGGCCACTGGGCCGCCAACGCGGCCGGGTCAAGCAACATGCCCACGGACACGAAAAAGAGCACCGCAAAGGCGTCACGCATGGGCATGGCGTCCGAGGCCGCCCTGGCCCCGAATTCCGATTGCCCGACGATCATACCTGCCAAGAAGGCTCCCAGGGCCATGGACGCCCCGAAAAAGACCGCTGCGCCGACAGCCAGCCCCAAGGCCGAGGCCAGCACAGCCAGGGTGAACAGTTCGCGCGACCCCGTGCGGGCGATGTGTCCGAAAAAGCGCGGCAACACGTAGCGCCCGGCCACGGCCGCCACGGCCACCAGGGCGAAAAGCTTGCCGCCGGCCACGGCCAGGGTCCGGCCCAGGCCGGCCTCCCCCGCCCCCGGGCCGTAAAGCGTGGGCAAAAGAACCAGCACCACGATGGTGAACAGATCCTCGACTATGAGCCAGCCCACGGCAATGTGGCCGGTCGGGGTGTGCAGGGCCTTGTTGTCGGCCAAGACGCGGGTCAGCACCACCGTGCTGGCCACGGAGATGGCCGTGCCGAAGACCGCCCCGGCCGTCCAGGACCAGCCCAGGGCGTGGGT is from Solidesulfovibrio magneticus RS-1 and encodes:
- a CDS encoding chemotaxis protein — protein: MSNTNILLESGTNELEIVEFYLEEPTPSGKTYTGYYGVNVAKVLEIIRLPKVTEMPQTPHPCVLGTFNLRDKVVPLVDLSLWLGKDRSRNASDKVVVTEFNRVVSAFRVSGVTRIHRLSWEQIEPPSIQVQTYSGNSVTGVVQLDTRVVFILDMEKIVADLNPELALKELDEVVFVERQKELPDKDMIFKALIADDSTTIRRMIGTSLEKAGFEVTRTINGRIAWDQLVEWKDAATKENRPITDFCHILVSDIEMPAMDGHSLTRKVKEDPVLKRLPVILFSSLITDSLRHKGEAVGADDQVSKPEMLQLAEKARALAWDRLAHGE
- a CDS encoding cation:proton antiporter, whose protein sequence is MPHDMDLIVTLAAGLVAALALGLVAKRLALSPIVGYLVAGYCIGPFSPGFVADGSIANQFAELGVILLMFGVGLHFHLKDLVAVRGVAVPGAVAQIAASAVLGTVVTHALGWSWTAGAVFGTAISVASTVVLTRVLADNKALHTPTGHIAVGWLIVEDLFTIVVLVLLPTLYGPGAGEAGLGRTLAVAGGKLFALVAVAAVAGRYVLPRFFGHIARTGSRELFTLAVLASALGLAVGAAVFFGASMALGAFLAGMIVGQSEFGARAASDAMPMRDAFAVLFFVSVGMLLDPAALAAQWPLALATLAIVLVGKPLAALIVVLALGRPLAVALSVSAALAQIGEFSFILATLATSLGILPKEAGTALVAASVVSILVNPWLYQGVAPLAARLTRGRGRTVRPTAEDAAEAAGGSLSAIVVGYGPVGSTLCRILADNGIEPVVVEMNIDTVRALAASGKRVVHGDAASREILLHAGVETAASLFITASGLPAREIVEAALELRPEIRIVSRAGYLREAQALRQEGAKAVFSGEGEVALAMSTYLLRELGASAEQIDRERDRVRRELFESAGQTTEAAPA